GCGAGGATCATCCCCTGGGCTGTACTCACGGAAATCCTTGAACTCGATGCTGGCGCCTTTCTTGACGCTGGCGCGGAGGGCCTGTTGCCGGCCAAAGATCAGTCGCCGCGCAATCAGGTCGAGGTACTCGAGCTTCTTGAGGAAGTCCTTGTCGAACAAGGCGTCAGCCATGGTGTAACCGCCGGGATGAAGTCATCGCGCGGCCACAGCGGCCGGCTCGGAAACGAGTTCAAGGATGTCGAGGAGGATCGCGTCTGTTGAGACGTTTTCAGCCTCCGCTTCGAAGTTGCGAATGATCCGATGGCGCAAGGCGGGTCGGACGATTTCACGAATGTCCTCGCAACTGACGTTATACCGGTCGGCCATCAGGGCGCGGACCTTTCCGGCAAGGATCAGCGTCTGCACGCCGCGCGGACTGACGCCATAGCGAACGAACTGACGCACCATCGGCGTCGCCTTGTCGTTGTCAGGATGCGTCGCGAGGGCGACTCTTGCCGCATAGCGCTTCACGAAGTCCGCGACGAGAACCTGCCGAACCGTGTGCTGCATCTGTGAGATGTCATCGCGTGAGAGTGCCGGCTGAATTTCCACGAGATCGTCGCCGGTTGTGCGATCGATGATCCCCAGCAGTTCCTCCTCGCCCTGCGGCATTACATTCACTTTGAAGAAGAAGCGATCGACCTGGGCCTCGGGCAGAGGATACGTGCCTTCCATCTCGATGGGGTTTTGCGTGGCCAGCACCCAGAATGGGTCGGGCAGAACGTGCGTCGTTCCTCCGACGGTAACGCGCTGCTCCTGCATGGCTTCGAGAATGGCAGATTGTGTCTTCGGCGTGGCGCGATTGATTTCATCGGCCAGGACGAGATGGGCAAAGATCGGCCCGGGCTGAAAGCGAAATTGTCGGCCCCCGTGTTCGTCGTCGTGGATGATGTTGGTGCCGGTGATGTCGGCAGGCATGAGATCGGGCGTGAATTGTATCCGGCGAAACGAGAGATGCGTGGCTTCGCTGATGGTTCGGACCAGGAGCGTCTTGCCGAGACCCGGCACGCCTTCGAGCAGGACGTGGCCGCCGGCGAACATCGCCGTGAGAACCTGATCCACAACGTCGGCATATCCGACGATGCGCCGGCCGATTTCGGCTTTTAGCCGATCGAAGTTTTCTTGAAATAGCACAACGCTTTCGCGACTGATGTCATGTTCCATGCGTCACCCGGGAAACGGGGCCCAAGGGGGTTAACAGAATTCAAACGCGTTTTGGTTTAGTGCAAGATCGAGAGCGGTGTCTCCGGGGAGGGTCTAATCCTCCGAAGTCGGCTCGGAGGCACCATCCGCCGGTTGGATCCCCTCAAAGTATCGCCGCAGGTATTCACGGTAGGAATGCGGGACGGATTCGATGGCAAGGTCGGCTTCCGCCTTCTGAACAAACTCAGCGTAAACTTCCTTGTAGGGCATGGCGCTCTCGACCCGCTCATCCTTGGAGACGACGGAGAAACTCGTCTGGCGACCGCCTTGTTCCTTGATTTCCGCGAGGGCCGGCGTTCGCTGGCCGGCAGCGCGGTTCATCTGATTGGTGAGCCAGTTGTCGGCCGTACCCCAGCCCGCCTTACTGCCGCCCTGCTTGTTGCTGCGCCGGACAAAATTACCATTACTGCACGAGGCGCACTTGCCGCACTTGCCACTCTTGCAGGTGCTGCAACTCTTGCATTCATTAAGGCGGCGCTTCAGCGAATCGAGCATGCTGCAGGCTTTGCACGCCTTGTCGCACTCCCTCAGATTCTCGGCGTTCTTCCGTAGCATGCGCGACAGCTCATTCATCGTGTTGGAGAGCTTGCTGCTGTTCATCGACGATGCAGCCGTTGCGCACTGCTTACATGCATGACTGAGTTCATCGTGGGATTGGGTGGCTTCCGCCAGACGATCGAAATCTGAAGCGGTCGCTTCGAACTCTTCCGCGGAGAGCTTCCGGGAGCCGTCGCCGATCTGCTTCGAGAGCGATTTGAGCGCCTTGGCGGCCTTCGAGTAGTTGCCCGATTTCAACTCCTGGGCGAACTGCTGCAGGGCAGCGGATGATCGCACCGCCTTTGAAGCCTGGCGCATCGAAAGATTTCGGCCCGGCAAGTTCCGTCGGCGCTCGTCCAACTGTGTTTGCAGTTTGGCGATCTGCTCGAAGACCTCCTTGACCTGCGGCTTTTTCTCCAGCATGGAGGCCAGCTTTTCAAATTCGCGGCGGAGTTCCTCTTCTTCCGGCGTTTCGGGCTTCGGAAGCTGATCCAGCTCTTCTTTAAGCTCATTGTGCAGTTCGCTCCACTGGTCCGCCGTCACTTCCGGCGGGGTTGTCGGCGTCGCATCGGTTTTGGGAGCGGGAGCCAGCCAGAGGAACAACGCGAGTGCCGCGGCGGGCAGAGGGAGGAGTCTCAGTTCCCTCGGTGCGCGAATGGGCAGGGCGTTTTCGACGGGTACATCGTGAATCGAGGCAATGGCGTCCTGTGTCACCAGCTTCACACGCGCTGACCGGTGGTGCTCTCTTAGTTGAAGCGCGCTGGCGAAGCGATCCTCGCTGTTTGATGCGCGGTCCATTGCCCGGGCGATTCGGAGACTATCGACTCGGAATATGGCGCCCATGATCGCACCGACGGCGCAACCCAGCGGTGCGAAGGAGAGGACGGCCCATGGCGAGAGCCACGGCGCTTCCGCAGTGCCTAGAAATATGCGCGTCGCACCCAAGATTGCCGCCGCAGCGGCACCGTACAGCAAACCCAATGATGCGAACTCGACGACGTGAACAATTCGCTGCCGACGGCGCAGGGCTTCTAGTACCTGCTTTATTGAGTCTGTTGGTGTTTCGATAGGGCTCATTCAAGCAACTCCCCGGCCTCCTTGGCCAGTTTGTGATTCGGACTCCGCCAGATCGCCTGTCGCAGCAGCGATGCCGCCGCCAGCTTTTCGCCCGCGTGATGTGCAGAGATGCCGGCCTGAAACATTGTCATATTCGAGCTTACCAGAGACGGCACGCTGAAGTTCATTTGCCGCGAGCGATTGCGCGCAAGATCATTCAGTTCACCGCGAGCAATGATGCCGCTGTATAGCCTCCAGGCGTCGTCGTATTTCTTGAGCTTGAACAGATATCCGGCCTCCTTCAGACCTGCTGGGTCGATACTCGGGTCGCGCCGGCGCGCCTCGCAGAACGCAGCATAGGCGCGTTCCTTATCGCGGCCCATGGCTTTCGTATTGTACAGTCCCTCGAGCTTGAGATAGGGGTTGGCTGCGAGGGGCGAGTTCCGGGCTTCTTCCTGCCAGTATTGCTCGACTTGTCCGGCAATCTCGCGGCCTTCCGCCGTTTGACCGCTCCGGGTGAGATAATCCGCCTTGGTTGAAAGGAGCGCCATGCGTTCCGAGGCGGCGGCATCCTCTTTCAGCCGTTCGATGGATGCGTTCACAATGTGGGCCGCGCGGTCAAAGAGACGGTGGCGTGCATAGGCTTCTCGGATCTCATCGACCGTGACATCTTCGGGGCGAACCTGGGGATCGAAACGGACACCCAATGTCGTCGCGAGGGCGGAGATGGTGAAAGCATTTCGGATACCGGAACCGCCAGGAAGAAAGCTACGCTGTGGAAACATCATGGGGAAGTACATCCCGCTGTAACTCATCGAGCTATACGATCTTTGGATATTGCGGAAACCGCGTGAACCGAGAGGTTCCAGGAGTGCTTCATCAGGCCGAAGTTTGGTGGGCGCCTCCATACGACAATTCGCCAGCAACTCAGACTCAAGGGCATCCGCCTCGGTCGCCCTGCCCTGATGTGCGAGGAGCATGAGTCTCATGAGCTTGGCGTCGTTTTCGATCTGCGCTCCCATCGGTTCGATCAGCAAGAGCAATCGCTCGATGCGATCAAAATCCCCGATTTCGAAACACGAACGGAAGTAATCGGTGAGCAGCGGCGACTTGAGCAGATCCTCTCCGGTCGAGGCTTTTTCGATGAGTGTGATGATTTGCGTGGGTTCGCGCTTCGCTTTATGGAACGCGATCAGTTGTCTGATGGTATTGGACGCCTCCCAACCGGGGCCGATCTGGGCGGCGAGAGAAAGGAGCCTGTCCCTGGCCTCTGGATCGATCATCGCGAACCGCCAAAGTTCGTTCGGCGGGCCGACGAGTTCAGAGGTCAGTGCGTTATCATCGGATTCTTCATCTTTTTCCGGGAGGGTGAAGAACATGGCCGATCGAATGGTATTTGCGATTTGATCGCCCATGCGGTTGTAGCTGTACCATCTCCAGTTGTAGGAATTGCTGTTTCGGTTTGAGGTATTCGTCTGCTCCTTGCGCAGCTTCATGACAAGTTCGTCCACCGCCTTGTCTCGCCACTTTCGGGCTTCCGCCTCCTTTCCGACAGCCGCGTAGGCCTCGCTCAGCGGATACTGCATATCCGGTGAAATTCGACTTCCGAGGGACTCGAGTGATTCGATCAGCGGCTCGAAGGACCTGTATTTGAGAAGCATGTCATGGTCGGCGGATCGCCAATCGGCATCAAAGGTCGTCTGAGCAGGATTATTTCCGCCGAACGGATCGTTATAGTAGTACGTCGTTGTACCGCCCATGACTGAGATCGTTCTGTATGAGCCGGAATTGCCGGAGCCTGCCGTCTGCGCCTCGGCCTTTGCATATCGTTCCTGTAATTGCAATCGCCGAGTCACGGCTTCGGGGTCGTTCGAGCGACATAGCAGAGTCAACTGCAATTGCTCATGCGATTTCCAGAGTTCCTCATAAAACCGCGGGCCGGGCATGTTGTTCTGTCGTCCGCCCGGTTGGATTACCTGTTGCAGCAGACTCGAGAAGGACATCGTCAGGCCGAGAATGCCCGACGCATCGAGATCGCGGGCCTGCATGCTCTTGACCCATTCACCGGTTGAGTCGCTGATCGAAGGGGCGGGCGGGCGCTGCCAGACTTGATGCCGGCGCTCCGCCAGCCAACTGACAAAGTCTTCATTGGTTCGGACAGCCGCTTCGATGTTTCCGGCAAGCAAGCTTGCAAAGACGAGTCCTCGTCGTGCCCGGTCGTTGGCGGAATCAGCGTCAACCGCAGCGGCAAAAGCCTCGACGCCGGCATCTGGGCCCCGTTCAACGATGGCGAGCATCGCCCGATCCTCACGACGATCGGGCTCGAGCTTGGTCTCGGCTCCGGCCAACTTTGCCTGTTCGAGAATCGTTCGCAAGGCAAGATACCAAGGCGAATTTTCGTCGAGTGCAGCGCTGTCCTGCCAGAGTTTTTCGAGCGCCAGCTCGGCGGCGTCCGACCACCTCGAAGATCGCATGTAAAGGCGGCACAATACGCTTCCCGCCGGGTCGGTCAGTTTGCCGCGACGATTGCACCCCTCCAGGAAGCTAACGAGCCGATCATATTCATGCATCGCGACGAGGAGGCTGGTCAATTGCTCAGACCATGAATCGAGTTCCTGCGCGGCGGATCGCTTCAGGTGCTCGTCGATGAGTGACAGGCATGCATCCTTGTCGTCCTGCATCAGCCGCAGGAACGCTTCGCATAGCCGCATCTTTTCGGCCGCCTCCGGCGATTCCTTCTTTAAGGAGGAGATGACCTCAAGGGCGTCCTTCCATTCTTCGAGCTGCATGCAAGCGTGGAGCAATTCGGTGAGGATGGTCTCATCCGTCGGCCGAGACGCGCGCCAGGCGGTCAGCGCTTCTCTGGCCTCGGTCCATCGTCGATCCCTGATGAGCAGGCTCAGCACGAGCTTGGACAGTCGCTTGTCATCGGGGTTGGCGGTGGCCTCCTTGCGGAGTTCGGTAAGCGTTTCGTCGAGCAGTCTTCCGCGACGGAGGACATCGTGCAGAGTTCGGGAACAATTCTGTTCCTGGTAGTCTTCAAACTGATTCTCGCGACCACTGTTGTTGAAAATGGCATACATGGCGGCGAACGGGCTGCTGTTTATGTTCTGATCGCGAATGCAGCGATACTGTCTGATCAGCAACTCACTTGCTTCATTCGCGCGCCCCCGATCCGCCAGGACTCCCGCGTATTGAACGACTGAATCACCACTGTCCGAGAGGATCGAGGCAAGTTCGAGGAGCTCGGTGGCGCGGTCCTTCTCGTCCTGACTCCACATCAACGAAGCGATGGCCGGCAGGGTCTGTGCGGCAGAGCTATCGCTGCCGATCAGGTAGAGATGCTCAGCCTTATCGAACTGCTTGAGCTTGACGTAGAGGAGCGCGAGTTCTTCGACGCCATCCTCAGGACCTCCGTAATAGTTATCGAAATAGTAGGATGACTGGTAGGACGGCGACTGTCGACCCGACGCGAGACGTGACATCATTGATTGTTTGACGCCGGCTGCCGCTTCCTTGATGTGCTTTCCCGCGAGGACAAGCGCCAACTCATCGCGATGCCTTGGCAGTGAAGTGCGTTCCAGTCGGCGAACATAGTCCTTGGCCCGCGCCGCTTCGGCCCAGTCTCCCTTTCGCTCGTTGACGATGGTCCAGAGCTTCCAGACCATGGGCTCATACGGAGTGTCGTCGAGCCGCTGGCGAAGAATCGGCTCGGCGTCCTGCCAAGATCCGCATAGAACCGCGACAGCCAATTTTGCGTCGGTCGCATCGGTGTCGGCGGGCTTGTTGAGGCGTGCCGCGATCTCCGGAATTCGAGCAAGTTCCGCGGCGTAGCTGGAATAGTCTTCGCCCTGATCCGAAGGGACGCCGTAACGGCGGCGCGGAATGAAGTTGTACGGATCGTTCTGCTCTTCGCGATTCTTCTTGGGAACATATCGGCGTTGGAAGACCTCGCGAAGGTGATCGAGCGACTCTCCGTAGTCCTTTTTGTGGAAGGCGAGTTCCACGAGCTTACCATGAGCTTCGCTGTTATCCGGTTCGAGCTTGATCGCGGCGCGATATTCAGCCTCCGCCCGATCGAAGTCTTCTCGATTCTCAAACCGTGAGGCCAGCGCGATGCGGCTGGACGCTTTTTTCAGGTTCATCCTCTCCGTCCAGACTTTTTCAGCAGCGTCCTTGTCGGCCGATTGCCACAGGAGGTCGCCGAGTCTTTCACGCAATTTTTCGGTATTGGTCGTTTGTGGTTCGGACGACCCGCCGAAAAAGGACATCCTGTTGCTGGACCCGGACTTGACTTTTTTCTCCGAGGCCTCGATCAGTTCTCCGTAGGCCGCAATGAGTTGGTCCGGGACAGCCAGGCCTTCAAGCCATTGGACACGCTGCTGCAACACCTGTTGCCGGAGCGATTTTATTTTCGCGGCCTCATCGAGAACGGTGAAAGCGTCTTCGGTGCGACCTTCCTGGTAATACAGATTTGCCAGCGCCGAGTGGCTTTCCCAATCGTTCGGATTCTTCGATATCCGCTTTCTCGCGAATTCGGCGAAGCGCTCGATGAGCCCGGTTCTGCTTGCAAAGGCGGAAAGTTGGGCCAGTCCACCGCCGTCGCCCGAGTCGTATCCAAATGGGCCGGCGCTTTGCGCATCACCCAACTCGGCAGCGTCTTCGAGACAGTCGAATGCCTGCTCCAGCTGGTTGTCGACGATCGCCAGGAGGGCGCGGAATTGCAGAAGGGCCGGCGATTTGACCTTCTGCTTTTCGAGCGTTTCCTCGACGATTTTCTTCGCTTCGGCTTCCCGGCCGCGAAGGCTGCAGATCGCGGCGTAGGCGATCTGCGTTTCGTCCAATTTTTCGTCAACAATTCGACGATATGCCTCAAATGCCTTGTCCTTGTCGCCGGATTTCCAGTAAACATCGCCGAGCTTGCAGATCATCGTGTTTCTCGGCGACATCATCAGATACATACCGGCGAACTGCGCGGGAATGCCGGGCGGCATCTGCGGCTTGGGCTGCTGTTCGATCCATTTTGTCGCCAGTTCGATGGCCCTGGCGTACTCTCGGCGCTCGATGGCCTTGTCAATGATTCGGGCGGCCAGCGTCTGATCGGACGCACCCTTGGAGGTGAGTTTGTCCAGAATCTTCTCCGACTTGTCGGCGCGACCCAGCCGATCGTATAACTGCATGAGGAGCTTGGCCGGCTGGGGGTCCTCCGGATTTTCTTCATGCTGCTTCACGAGTCGAGCCTCGACTTCATCAAGGAGCTTCGGCCGAATCACGAAGAGCGGCACGAACGACTCAAAATAGTTCTGTTGCTGATCGAATGCGGAGTAGAGGCCGGCCATTCCGGCGAATTGTGTCGCCTTGCGAGCGCCTTCCTGCACGGCTTCGAGAATTTTTTCGGTCGCGGCGTTCAGATCGCCCTTTAGGACGAGCGCGCGAGCGATCGCCTTCTTGCTTGGATCATCAGAGCCCCACATATTGCCGCTGTGGCTTTTGCCGGATAATTCAAACTGCTTTACCGCCTCGTCGTGACGACCAAAATAGTGGAGCAGGAATCCGACGCGCTCGTAGCTTGAAGGGTCGCGTGGGTCCACGACGTCCTTCAATTCCTCGAGGGCCTCATCGGTCCGGCCCACGGAGAGGAGCTCCTCCACGAGGCGTCGCCGGGTTTTTCGCTTTTCTTCATCGTCCTTGGTCCGTTTGATCTTCGTTCTTATTGCCTCGATGAGCTTGTCCATGTCGCCGTTGATCGTGTAGATCTCGATCAGCAGATCATGCAACCCTTCCAGGTGTGGAGCCTTTTCCTGAACCACGGCGAGCATCTTCAGCGAATCGTCGAGCCGCATTGAATAGAAGAACGCCTTCGCAAGACGCAGTCGCTCTTTGGCGTTATCCGGGTCGCGATCGACCGAGGCCTGAAGTGTTTCGAGCGTGTCGATCGCCTGCTGGGCGGCCTTTGGTTCAAGGGTCTTGAGCTTGTCGCGCACGCGGGCCAATGATCCCAGCCCCGCCAGTCCGCGACGGAGCATTCTGCGGTAAACTTCCGCGGCCAATGCTTCCCGGTTATTCGCTTCAAGGGACTCGGCAAATGCCAACTGGACGCGCTCCTCCGTCGGGAGCTGCACGGCCAAAGACCTTAAGACCGGCAACATCTTCTTCGTGAGCTGGCGTTCCTGCACGATTGCGAGTATCTGATCGCCCACTTGCTTGCGATCTCCGCCGGCAAGCCCGAGGGCGCGCTCCATCGCGTCACCCGATGCGATGACGTTGTCCAATGAGAGATAGAGCTGGGCGATGCGCATCCATGAGGGCCATCGCTCGAGGGGATTCTGACGCGAGCCGTACCACCACGTGTTTCGTCCCCATCGAATCTGCCACTCCCATGAATCCTGCTGTGTCGACGACAACACCTGCGGAGGGGCAGGCGTCATGTAGATCGTACGGAGCACCCAATCTCGCGCCTTTCTTGCAAGTCGCTCCTTGGCCTGCAGTGCCTTCTTCTGCCACTCGATCGCCTTGGCGTACTCTTCCTGTGCTTCGGCGACCTCTCCGAGCGTGAGCAGGAGTCCCAGTTCGTCGGGGAAATCGGTGAGATACTGCTCATAGGTTTTCTCGGCTTTGGGCCAATCGCCGGTCTGATCGCAGATTTCGGCGAGCTTGCATGTGTGCATGAAATAGGGAACGCTTCCATTGAACACGTCATCGCCGCCGCGCAGAAACGTCTCGCGAGCGGAATCGAGGCGTTCACGGAAGGTCTTCTTCAAGTCGTCGTACAGTTTGTATTGTTCTGCGACCCGGCGAGCCTTCCCGGACTGTTCCGTTTCACGGAGAAAATCATACAGCTCGACGAGCCGGTCTTGCCCGGCGAAGGCTTCCACGATCTTATTGAAAGCAGAGTCGATTACATTGCCCTGGCCGTACCATGTCGAATTGAGCGATCCGCCGTAGATTTGCTGCATGAGCGGATCGGCAGCGAGGATGGAAGCGGCCTTGAGGGCCTTGGAGTAATAGGTATACGCCAAATCATTCTGATCGTGCATCTGCGTGATGCCCGCCAGCATCGTCCACGCATCCGCGTCAGCCTCACGACGTGGCTCGAGCTGCTTCCAGATCTCGCGGGCCTTCTCGATGCGATCGGTTTTCGCGTAGATCGTCGCCTGCGTCAGACGGGCGCGGAAATAGCCCATCACCTGCGCGAAGCCGGTGAAGTCCGACAACATGCTCTGGCCGAGTGTCCATTTGTCGGCGATGTCACGAAGCATTTCCTCTGAGACGCGAAGCTGGAACTGGACCGGAAGCGTGCGCACAAAATCACGGCGTACCCGCTCGATCATTTCGTCGCGGACTTGCTCTCGCTGCCTTGCAAGCAGGTCGACGAGGGCGTCAACGTGCGGTTCGGCGGCCTCGAATCGCTCCGCGCGGGCCAAAGTATCGACGAGGATCGAAAGGGCGACCACATCGTCCGGATTGGATGAGACCGACTTTTTCAGCAGTTCGACTGCTTCGTCCGTCGCTCCCTGTGATTGTCGAATGACTGCGAGTTCAAGCTGCTCGTCCCGGCTCAAGGCCCCCTTGTCCGCATCCAAAACTTTCAGACGCTGGTCGCGCAGGCCCGGCTTGCTGCCGATGAGCTGGTACTGACGCACACGCATGTGGTCTCTTTGCGAGCATTGACCGAGCCAATCCTGGTGTTCCAATGGGAATTCGGCGGTCTCCAACTCTTTCAACAGGCTGAGCGAGAATTCCGGCTTGCCGAACTGCTCGGCGAAAAGGTCAGCTGCACGCTGTTTGAGCAAGGCGTTGTCGGGCTGGGCCTTCAATTGAGCCTTGAGGACTTCCTCCAACTCCGCAAGTAGTCCGTTTTCGGTAAAGAACGTAATGCCTCGGTCCAGGTTGCTCCTGGGAGACCCCCCGGAACTCCACGACCACGCAGATTGGAGGCTCATCATCCAAACCGGCGCGCCGCCCATGCTCGACATCCTGCCCGCTCCGCCGCTCTTCTTATCCTTCTTTTCCGTAACGGCGGAACTGAACAGTCGTGCGGCGATCTCCGCCGCGCCGGCGCGATCGCCCCGGTCGAGGCATGCCTCGGCCACCTGTTGAATGTTGAAAATGTTGTCCGGTTCCAGATCGAGCAGCCGCTTGGCGGCGGCGAGCGATTCGTCCACCTTGCCCGCCGCCTGCAGCGTAATGACGAGGTTGCGATGCAGACCGAAGTCGTCGGGCTTGAGCCGAATTCCCTCGCGGAGGACCTCAACCGCATCATCGAGCAGTCCGTTGTTCTTCATCAAGGAACCGGCGTACAGCTTGTGGTCGATCTGGCGCCAGACGTCACGGGCCTGATCGATTCGGCCTGATTCGCAGTAGGCCTTGCCGAGCTCCCCGAGCGCGAAATCGCGATCTACGTTGGGAAGTCGCACGACGCCTCGATAGGCATCCACGGCATCATCAAATCGCGCCAGGCGGCGCAGCACCTCGCCGCGGACGAGTTGAACTTCCGCGTCGCGCGGGTGGTGACGCAGAACCAGATCAAGGACATCCATCGCCCGGTCGTACTCGAATTCACGGATGAGCAATTCGGCCAGCATCCTGGCGGTCTGCGTGTCGTCGGGGTCCGCCTCTACTCGCGTTTGAAACTCCTGCAGAATGTCTTCCACGGAGCCGAGTTGCGAGGCCGTCTCATGAAGCTTGGTCATCGCTTCGAGAGCGACTTCGCGATCCGTGCGCTGAAGCGCCGCCGTCTTGTAGGATGCGAGGGCGTCCTCCAGTCTTCCTGCTTCTTCGAGGGCCTTTCCATAATCAAGTTGGGCTTCCGGAGCATTCGGCCGAATCTTCAGGCTCTGCTCATAGAGCGAAACGGCCTTTTCGATTTCGTCCATCCGGGCAAGCTGCTCGGCGACCGTCTTGAGCACCGATGCATTGCCCGGGGATGCCTGCACCATCCGATCGAATACCTCAATCGCGCCGGCCCTGTCGTTGTAGCGAAGCTTGAGGTCGGCGATGGCCTGGTAGTACTGTCGCGCGCGGACAGGATGCGTCTCGCCGAGTTTCTGGTACACGGCAACCGCTTCATCGATGTCGCCCACCGCTTCATGGAGCCTGGCCATCTGCTGCATAGCCTGTTCGTGAACGGGCTGAATCTTGAGAACGCGCGCGAGGTAGGCTCGCGCGTCGGCGAACTTCCGATCGAAATCGGCCGCGCGGGAAAGTATCATGAGCGACATCAAATCGTCCGGATCGGCTTCGAGCTTCTTTGACTCGGAATCCAAAAGGGACTCCAGTTGACCTGAAGAGGCGTACATGCTGACCAGCACGTCCATCGCCAGCGCCTGCTGCCCGGGATTCT
This genomic stretch from Planctomycetia bacterium harbors:
- a CDS encoding tetratricopeptide repeat protein; translated protein: MPAHLAILVLFLICMSAEAKPQDSTATSQPSGLGLGGTSQPSSTTDVTRKAKKAKSLKPSKKAARAKAKAKAKKDAERQERESQAKLQEEEAIARLRTVLEKRPLHGQAFSSLVKHYVDQGRLQDLVKEYEQRMDALPDSLPVRLVLARVYLRAAKPQKAAELIKSLDLPETASADDRSKFLVFKSEVFQQTGRTEAAIAMLDEARKQAKTLSDRFKLADAMADLYLRDGKRDKAASTLTELSKEFADNYLHRKRIADGLAQRDLFDEAVNEYQGILKLVAGENDKRCEVLRQMGKCLERLDRREEAIDAYCKAVELLSAGHWLQRELHDRIVTLYRASGRLEDLVKYCRTQVERTPEQTGIRILLADVLMAAQDAEGAKQALEEAVTLFPKDPVLSERRVQLLQRLDDAVGVSSEYERIISQHPKDVELYIAFGQFLAANRQLEAARNQWKHVLNSGITDAALANRLGGLFEPYDLDEDAIECYEQSIKLAPREPEGYTALARLWFYRGEKTKAVEVLQRIASANPDDASLHASRCQSLLNLGMNDEALEAITRACEIDEKDVAHQFTRADVLLQLGQVGEALKVRRETLDLIQNPGQQALAMDVLVSMYASSGQLESLLDSESKKLEADPDDLMSLMILSRAADFDRKFADARAYLARVLKIQPVHEQAMQQMARLHEAVGDIDEAVAVYQKLGETHPVRARQYYQAIADLKLRYNDRAGAIEVFDRMVQASPGNASVLKTVAEQLARMDEIEKAVSLYEQSLKIRPNAPEAQLDYGKALEEAGRLEDALASYKTAALQRTDREVALEAMTKLHETASQLGSVEDILQEFQTRVEADPDDTQTARMLAELLIREFEYDRAMDVLDLVLRHHPRDAEVQLVRGEVLRRLARFDDAVDAYRGVVRLPNVDRDFALGELGKAYCESGRIDQARDVWRQIDHKLYAGSLMKNNGLLDDAVEVLREGIRLKPDDFGLHRNLVITLQAAGKVDESLAAAKRLLDLEPDNIFNIQQVAEACLDRGDRAGAAEIAARLFSSAVTEKKDKKSGGAGRMSSMGGAPVWMMSLQSAWSWSSGGSPRSNLDRGITFFTENGLLAELEEVLKAQLKAQPDNALLKQRAADLFAEQFGKPEFSLSLLKELETAEFPLEHQDWLGQCSQRDHMRVRQYQLIGSKPGLRDQRLKVLDADKGALSRDEQLELAVIRQSQGATDEAVELLKKSVSSNPDDVVALSILVDTLARAERFEAAEPHVDALVDLLARQREQVRDEMIERVRRDFVRTLPVQFQLRVSEEMLRDIADKWTLGQSMLSDFTGFAQVMGYFRARLTQATIYAKTDRIEKAREIWKQLEPRREADADAWTMLAGITQMHDQNDLAYTYYSKALKAASILAADPLMQQIYGGSLNSTWYGQGNVIDSAFNKIVEAFAGQDRLVELYDFLRETEQSGKARRVAEQYKLYDDLKKTFRERLDSARETFLRGGDDVFNGSVPYFMHTCKLAEICDQTGDWPKAEKTYEQYLTDFPDELGLLLTLGEVAEAQEEYAKAIEWQKKALQAKERLARKARDWVLRTIYMTPAPPQVLSSTQQDSWEWQIRWGRNTWWYGSRQNPLERWPSWMRIAQLYLSLDNVIASGDAMERALGLAGGDRKQVGDQILAIVQERQLTKKMLPVLRSLAVQLPTEERVQLAFAESLEANNREALAAEVYRRMLRRGLAGLGSLARVRDKLKTLEPKAAQQAIDTLETLQASVDRDPDNAKERLRLAKAFFYSMRLDDSLKMLAVVQEKAPHLEGLHDLLIEIYTINGDMDKLIEAIRTKIKRTKDDEEKRKTRRRLVEELLSVGRTDEALEELKDVVDPRDPSSYERVGFLLHYFGRHDEAVKQFELSGKSHSGNMWGSDDPSKKAIARALVLKGDLNAATEKILEAVQEGARKATQFAGMAGLYSAFDQQQNYFESFVPLFVIRPKLLDEVEARLVKQHEENPEDPQPAKLLMQLYDRLGRADKSEKILDKLTSKGASDQTLAARIIDKAIERREYARAIELATKWIEQQPKPQMPPGIPAQFAGMYLMMSPRNTMICKLGDVYWKSGDKDKAFEAYRRIVDEKLDETQIAYAAICSLRGREAEAKKIVEETLEKQKVKSPALLQFRALLAIVDNQLEQAFDCLEDAAELGDAQSAGPFGYDSGDGGGLAQLSAFASRTGLIERFAEFARKRISKNPNDWESHSALANLYYQEGRTEDAFTVLDEAAKIKSLRQQVLQQRVQWLEGLAVPDQLIAAYGELIEASEKKVKSGSSNRMSFFGGSSEPQTTNTEKLRERLGDLLWQSADKDAAEKVWTERMNLKKASSRIALASRFENREDFDRAEAEYRAAIKLEPDNSEAHGKLVELAFHKKDYGESLDHLREVFQRRYVPKKNREEQNDPYNFIPRRRYGVPSDQGEDYSSYAAELARIPEIAARLNKPADTDATDAKLAVAVLCGSWQDAEPILRQRLDDTPYEPMVWKLWTIVNERKGDWAEAARAKDYVRRLERTSLPRHRDELALVLAGKHIKEAAAGVKQSMMSRLASGRQSPSYQSSYYFDNYYGGPEDGVEELALLYVKLKQFDKAEHLYLIGSDSSAAQTLPAIASLMWSQDEKDRATELLELASILSDSGDSVVQYAGVLADRGRANEASELLIRQYRCIRDQNINSSPFAAMYAIFNNSGRENQFEDYQEQNCSRTLHDVLRRGRLLDETLTELRKEATANPDDKRLSKLVLSLLIRDRRWTEAREALTAWRASRPTDETILTELLHACMQLEEWKDALEVISSLKKESPEAAEKMRLCEAFLRLMQDDKDACLSLIDEHLKRSAAQELDSWSEQLTSLLVAMHEYDRLVSFLEGCNRRGKLTDPAGSVLCRLYMRSSRWSDAAELALEKLWQDSAALDENSPWYLALRTILEQAKLAGAETKLEPDRREDRAMLAIVERGPDAGVEAFAAAVDADSANDRARRGLVFASLLAGNIEAAVRTNEDFVSWLAERRHQVWQRPPAPSISDSTGEWVKSMQARDLDASGILGLTMSFSSLLQQVIQPGGRQNNMPGPRFYEELWKSHEQLQLTLLCRSNDPEAVTRRLQLQERYAKAEAQTAGSGNSGSYRTISVMGGTTTYYYNDPFGGNNPAQTTFDADWRSADHDMLLKYRSFEPLIESLESLGSRISPDMQYPLSEAYAAVGKEAEARKWRDKAVDELVMKLRKEQTNTSNRNSNSYNWRWYSYNRMGDQIANTIRSAMFFTLPEKDEESDDNALTSELVGPPNELWRFAMIDPEARDRLLSLAAQIGPGWEASNTIRQLIAFHKAKREPTQIITLIEKASTGEDLLKSPLLTDYFRSCFEIGDFDRIERLLLLIEPMGAQIENDAKLMRLMLLAHQGRATEADALESELLANCRMEAPTKLRPDEALLEPLGSRGFRNIQRSYSSMSYSGMYFPMMFPQRSFLPGGSGIRNAFTISALATTLGVRFDPQVRPEDVTVDEIREAYARHRLFDRAAHIVNASIERLKEDAAASERMALLSTKADYLTRSGQTAEGREIAGQVEQYWQEEARNSPLAANPYLKLEGLYNTKAMGRDKERAYAAFCEARRRDPSIDPAGLKEAGYLFKLKKYDDAWRLYSGIIARGELNDLARNRSRQMNFSVPSLVSSNMTMFQAGISAHHAGEKLAAASLLRQAIWRSPNHKLAKEAGELLE